One segment of Panthera leo isolate Ple1 chromosome A3, P.leo_Ple1_pat1.1, whole genome shotgun sequence DNA contains the following:
- the MANBAL gene encoding protein MANBAL isoform X3: protein MASDLDFSPPEVPEPTFLENLLRYGLFLGAIFQLICVLAIIVPVPKSHEVLEFFSEEDHFFIACMVILKCYS from the exons ATGGCCTCCGACCTGGACTTCTCACCCCCCGAGGTGCCCGAGCCTACTTTCCTGGAGAACCTGCTACGGTACGGACTCTTCTTGGGAGCCATCTTCCAGCTCATCTGTGTGCTGGCCATCATCGTACCTGTTCCCAAGTCCCACGAGGTG CTGGAATTCTTCAGTGAAGAAGACCATTTCTTCATTGCCTGTATGGTTATTCTGAAATGCTATTCATAG